In Candidatus Hydrogenedentota bacterium, the sequence GGAGAGGCCTATTAAAGGGCCAGCGGAACTTTGGACGAGTCGCCGGACGCCTGGTTGACGATTTCCAGCGTCTTAAGTTGGTCCGCGTTCAATTGCTCATTCGCGTTCAGCAGTTCAATGCCGTAAACACGCCCGTCTTCCGCGATATCGATATTTAATTCGTCGCTCACTGTCAGTGTCTCGACGTGTTCCGGCTTCTCGCGA encodes:
- a CDS encoding DUF2283 domain-containing protein; this encodes MKLTYDPEHGVAYICFREKPEHVETLTVSDELNIDIAEDGRVYGIELLNANEQLNADQLKTLEIVNQASGDSSKVPLAL